One stretch of Tenacibaculum sp. MAR_2010_89 DNA includes these proteins:
- the dnaJ gene encoding molecular chaperone DnaJ, which produces MAKQDYYEILGISKSASQSEIKKAYRKMAIKYHPDKNPGNTEAEEKFKLCAEAYEVLSDDNKKARYDQYGHAAFEGGQGGFGGGGGMNMDDIFSQFGDIFGGAFGGGFGGFGGGGGQRQARVKGSNLRIRVKLTLEEIANGVEKKVKVRRKVQADGVTYKTCTTCNGSGQQMRVTNTILGRMQTATTCGTCHGAGEMLNKKPSGADAQGMVVKEETVSINIPEGVTEGVQLKVGGKGNEAPGKNSISGDLLVLIEEVQHDTLKREGSNIHYDLYVNFSEAVLGVSKEIDTVTGKVKIKIDPGTQSGKILRLKGKGLPSIERYGNGDFLIHINVWTPQELTKDQRKFFEQMQTDENFSPNPQKNDKSFFEKVKDMFS; this is translated from the coding sequence ATGGCAAAACAAGATTATTACGAAATATTAGGTATATCAAAATCAGCTTCTCAGTCTGAAATTAAAAAGGCATATCGAAAAATGGCTATAAAGTATCATCCAGATAAAAATCCTGGAAATACTGAAGCTGAAGAAAAGTTCAAGCTTTGTGCTGAAGCCTATGAGGTTCTTAGCGATGATAATAAAAAAGCTCGTTATGATCAATATGGTCATGCTGCTTTTGAAGGAGGTCAAGGTGGCTTCGGAGGTGGAGGAGGAATGAATATGGATGACATATTCAGCCAATTTGGAGATATTTTCGGAGGTGCATTTGGTGGTGGATTTGGAGGCTTCGGCGGAGGCGGAGGTCAACGTCAAGCTAGAGTTAAAGGAAGTAACCTTCGTATACGAGTAAAACTTACTTTAGAAGAGATAGCTAATGGAGTAGAGAAAAAAGTTAAAGTACGTAGAAAAGTTCAAGCAGACGGAGTTACATATAAAACTTGTACAACATGTAATGGTAGTGGACAACAAATGCGTGTTACAAATACTATATTAGGTAGAATGCAAACAGCAACTACTTGTGGTACTTGTCATGGAGCTGGAGAAATGCTAAATAAGAAACCTTCTGGAGCTGATGCGCAAGGAATGGTTGTAAAAGAAGAAACTGTATCTATTAATATTCCTGAAGGTGTAACTGAAGGTGTTCAGTTAAAAGTTGGAGGAAAAGGTAATGAAGCTCCAGGAAAGAATTCTATATCTGGAGATTTATTAGTGTTAATTGAAGAAGTTCAACATGATACATTAAAAAGAGAAGGAAGTAATATTCATTACGATTTATATGTTAATTTCTCTGAAGCTGTATTAGGTGTCTCAAAAGAAATAGATACCGTTACAGGTAAAGTTAAAATTAAAATTGACCCAGGTACTCAATCTGGTAAGATTTTAAGGTTAAAAGGTAAAGGATTACCAAGTATTGAACGTTATGGTAATGGTGATTTTTTAATTCATATAAATGTTTGGACTCCTCAAGAGTTGACAAAAGATCAGCGTAAGTTTTTTGAGCAAATGCAAACAGATGAGAACTTTAGCCCTAACCCACAGAAAAATGATAAATCTTTCTTTGAAAAAGTAAAAGACATGTTTTCTTAA
- a CDS encoding nucleotide exchange factor GrpE, whose amino-acid sequence MSKDQYTKEDELKDAIDNSELEGNQEEAKKNVEVEAKEEPSAEQLIQIEKDKYLRLFAEFENYKKRTSKERIELFKTANQEVMTALLPIMDDFDRGLVEIKKSEDSELFTGIELISNKLKNTLTQKGLTAIEVKAGDDFDSEIHDAITQIPAPTEDLKGKIIDCVEKGYKLGDKIIRHPKVVMGQA is encoded by the coding sequence ATGAGTAAAGATCAATATACCAAAGAAGATGAATTAAAAGATGCTATTGATAATTCTGAGCTAGAAGGAAATCAAGAAGAAGCTAAGAAAAATGTTGAAGTTGAGGCAAAAGAAGAGCCTTCAGCTGAGCAATTAATTCAAATAGAAAAAGATAAATATTTACGTTTATTTGCAGAGTTTGAGAATTATAAAAAAAGAACTTCCAAAGAACGTATAGAGTTGTTTAAAACAGCAAATCAAGAAGTAATGACAGCTTTACTGCCAATTATGGATGATTTTGATAGAGGATTGGTAGAGATAAAAAAAAGTGAAGATTCTGAATTGTTTACAGGGATTGAACTTATTAGTAATAAGTTAAAAAACACTTTAACTCAAAAAGGGTTAACAGCTATAGAGGTAAAAGCAGGAGATGATTTTGATTCTGAAATCCATGATGCTATTACACAAATACCAGCTCCAACAGAAGATTTAAAAGGTAAAATCATAGACTGTGTAGAAAAGGGGTATAAATTAGGAGATAAAATTATCCGTCACCCGAAAGTGGTTATGGGTCAAGCATAA
- the murA gene encoding UDP-N-acetylglucosamine 1-carboxyvinyltransferase: MASFKIEGGQKLNGTITPQGAKNEALQVICAVLLTSEKVIINNIPDILDVNKLIFILGELGVEVEKLSANSYSFQADAINLEYLESAEFKRDGSSLRGSIMIVGPLLARFGKGYIPRPGGDKIGRRRLDTHFEGFINLGAKFRYNREEYFYGVETDTGLEGTDMLLDEASVTGTANIIMAAVLAKGRTTIYNAACEPYIQQLSKMLNSMGAKISGVGSNLLIIDGVKELNGCEHTILPDMIEIGSWIGMAVMTRSELTIKNVSWANLGQIPNVFRKLGITLEKKGDDIYIPEQENYEIQNYIDGSVLTVADAPWPGFTPDLLSIVLVVATQAKGTVLIHQKMFESRLFFVDKLIDMGAKVILCDPHRATVIGHNFQSQLKATKMTSPDIRAGISLLIAALSAKGTSIIHNIEQIDRGYENIEERLRAIGAKIERIED, encoded by the coding sequence ATGGCATCATTTAAAATTGAAGGAGGTCAAAAATTAAATGGAACAATTACGCCTCAAGGAGCAAAAAATGAAGCTTTACAAGTTATTTGTGCTGTTTTATTAACTTCAGAAAAAGTAATAATTAATAATATTCCTGATATTCTTGATGTAAATAAGCTTATTTTTATTTTAGGTGAATTAGGAGTAGAAGTAGAAAAATTATCGGCAAATTCATACAGTTTTCAAGCAGATGCCATTAATTTAGAATACCTAGAAAGTGCAGAATTCAAAAGAGATGGAAGTTCTTTAAGAGGATCAATTATGATTGTTGGGCCATTATTAGCTCGTTTTGGAAAAGGATACATACCAAGACCAGGAGGTGATAAAATAGGGCGTCGTCGTTTAGATACTCACTTTGAAGGGTTTATTAATTTAGGGGCTAAATTTCGTTATAACAGAGAAGAGTATTTTTACGGTGTAGAAACAGATACAGGTTTAGAAGGTACTGATATGTTACTAGATGAAGCCTCAGTAACAGGAACTGCAAACATTATTATGGCTGCAGTTTTAGCTAAAGGAAGAACTACTATTTATAATGCAGCTTGTGAGCCATATATTCAACAGTTATCAAAAATGTTGAATAGCATGGGAGCAAAAATTTCAGGAGTTGGATCTAATTTATTAATTATTGATGGTGTTAAAGAGTTAAATGGTTGTGAACATACTATTTTACCTGATATGATTGAAATAGGAAGTTGGATTGGTATGGCAGTAATGACTAGATCTGAACTTACTATAAAGAACGTGAGTTGGGCTAATTTAGGTCAAATACCAAATGTATTTAGAAAACTAGGAATTACTCTTGAGAAAAAAGGAGATGATATTTATATTCCTGAACAAGAGAATTATGAAATTCAAAATTATATAGATGGTTCTGTTTTAACTGTAGCAGATGCTCCATGGCCTGGATTTACTCCAGATTTATTGAGTATCGTATTGGTAGTTGCTACTCAAGCTAAAGGAACTGTATTAATTCATCAGAAAATGTTTGAGAGTCGATTGTTTTTTGTTGATAAGTTGATTGATATGGGCGCTAAAGTTATTTTATGTGATCCTCATAGAGCAACTGTTATTGGTCATAATTTTCAAAGCCAGTTAAAAGCAACTAAAATGACTTCACCAGATATTAGAGCTGGAATATCATTGCTAATAGCAGCTTTATCAGCTAAAGGAACCAGTATTATTCATAATATTGAACAAATTGATAGGGGGTATGAAAATATAGAAGAACGATTAAGAGCAATAGGTGCAAAAATCGAAAGAATAGAAGATTAA
- a CDS encoding DUF4290 domain-containing protein: MTFDLEYNSGRTTLIIPEYGRHIQKLVNHCIELEEKEERNKMAKAIIHVMGNLQPHLRDVPDFKHKLWDQLHIMADFKLDVDSPYETPSKEELTEKPTKLDYPKSASKYRFYGNNIQTMIDVALTWEDGDMKEALIFTIANHMKKCYLNWNKDTVEDGVILDHLYDLSDGKLDIRNTEESLSESKNLLRKRNNQGHHKNNTKTKSNNNNKYRKK, translated from the coding sequence ATGACGTTTGATTTAGAATATAATTCAGGGAGAACTACTTTAATTATTCCAGAATATGGAAGACATATACAAAAATTAGTCAATCATTGTATTGAACTTGAAGAAAAAGAAGAAAGAAATAAAATGGCGAAGGCCATTATACATGTAATGGGTAATTTACAACCTCATTTACGTGATGTTCCTGATTTTAAGCATAAATTATGGGATCAGTTACATATTATGGCTGATTTTAAATTGGATGTAGATTCTCCTTATGAAACCCCATCAAAAGAAGAGTTAACTGAAAAGCCAACAAAACTAGATTACCCAAAATCGGCATCAAAATATCGTTTTTATGGAAATAATATCCAAACAATGATAGATGTAGCTTTAACTTGGGAAGATGGAGATATGAAAGAAGCTTTAATTTTTACCATAGCTAATCATATGAAAAAATGTTATTTAAACTGGAATAAAGATACTGTTGAGGATGGAGTAATATTGGATCATTTATATGATTTATCTGATGGTAAACTAGATATAAGAAATACTGAAGAGAGCTTATCTGAAAGTAAAAACTTACTTCGTAAAAGAAATAATCAAGGTCACCATAAAAATAACACAAAAACAAAATCTAATAACAACAACAAATACAGAAAAAAATAA
- a CDS encoding ATP-dependent helicase, which translates to MNTYLEQLNEPQRAAVLQKDGPMIIIAGAGSGKTRVLTFRIAHLMQGGVDSFNILSLTFTNKAAREMKERIGSVVGYSEAKNLWMGTFHSVFARILRSESDKLGYPSNFTIYDSQDSVRLITAIIKEMNLDKDRYKPKQILGRISSFKNSLITVRAYFNNSDLQEADLQASRPKVGEIYKEYVDRCFKSGAMDFDDLLLRTNELLARFPEVLAKYQDRFRYIMVDEYQDTNHSQYLIVRALADRFQNICVVGDDSQSIYSFRGANINNILNFQKDYPDVKTFKLEQNYRSTNNIVEAANSVIDKNKTKLDKEVWTANDPGESIKIMRTISDGEEGRFVAQSIWENQMNHQLTNNDFAILYRTNAQSRAMEDALRKKDIKYKIYGGISFYQRKEIKDLLSYLRILINPNDEEALKRIINYPARGIGATTLDKLAIAANHYKKSIFDIIKHIDKIDIKINSGTKTKLQNFINMMQRLQIEAQTKNAFEMADLVVKQTQLVKDLQKDGTPEGVNKVENVQELLNGIKDFITDKIETGEDASLTSFLEDVALATDFDSEKDDTPRVSLMTIHLSKGLEYPYVYIVGLEESLFPSAMSMNTRNELEEERRLFYVALTRAEKVAYLTYAQTRYRWGKLTDGEPSRFLEEIDEKYVEYLAPKVPEPSANRFIDASLFGDEDSSKKIRFQKPIQKKRKEFLAKKEKATMVPPKSKMKKVSEATSKTNLFDGEIVVGNIVEHNRFGTGKVLALDGKGPNKKAEIEFGTVGKKKLLLQFAKLKVIG; encoded by the coding sequence TTGAACACTTATTTAGAGCAACTTAACGAACCACAAAGAGCAGCCGTTTTACAAAAAGATGGCCCAATGATAATTATTGCAGGAGCAGGGTCTGGTAAAACACGTGTGTTAACCTTTCGGATTGCACATTTAATGCAAGGAGGTGTCGATTCTTTTAACATTTTATCACTAACATTTACAAATAAGGCAGCTCGTGAAATGAAAGAGCGTATTGGTAGTGTTGTAGGATACAGTGAAGCGAAAAACTTATGGATGGGAACATTTCACTCTGTTTTTGCGCGTATTTTAAGGTCTGAGTCTGATAAACTTGGATACCCTTCAAATTTTACAATTTACGATTCTCAAGATTCAGTACGTTTAATAACTGCAATTATTAAAGAAATGAACTTGGATAAAGACCGATACAAGCCAAAGCAAATATTAGGTAGAATATCATCATTTAAAAATAGTTTGATTACTGTTAGAGCTTATTTTAATAATTCAGATTTACAAGAAGCAGACTTACAGGCAAGCAGACCAAAAGTAGGGGAGATATATAAAGAATATGTTGATAGGTGTTTTAAGTCTGGAGCAATGGACTTTGATGATTTACTATTAAGAACGAATGAGTTATTAGCGCGTTTTCCAGAAGTGTTAGCTAAATATCAAGATCGTTTTAGATATATTATGGTTGATGAGTATCAAGATACCAATCATTCGCAATATTTAATAGTAAGAGCATTAGCAGACCGTTTTCAAAATATATGTGTTGTTGGTGATGATTCACAAAGTATTTATAGTTTCCGTGGTGCTAACATCAATAACATTTTGAATTTTCAAAAAGATTATCCAGATGTTAAAACGTTTAAATTAGAACAAAATTATCGATCTACAAATAATATTGTAGAAGCTGCAAATAGTGTTATTGATAAAAATAAAACGAAGCTAGATAAAGAGGTATGGACAGCAAATGATCCCGGAGAAAGTATTAAAATCATGCGAACTATTTCTGATGGAGAGGAAGGAAGATTTGTAGCTCAATCTATCTGGGAAAATCAAATGAATCATCAATTAACAAACAATGATTTTGCAATTTTATATAGAACCAATGCTCAGTCAAGAGCAATGGAAGATGCTTTAAGAAAGAAAGATATTAAGTATAAAATTTATGGAGGTATTTCATTTTATCAACGTAAAGAAATTAAAGATTTATTATCTTATTTACGCATACTAATAAATCCAAATGATGAAGAAGCTTTAAAAAGAATTATTAATTACCCTGCACGTGGTATTGGTGCTACAACTCTTGATAAATTAGCAATAGCTGCTAATCATTATAAAAAGTCAATTTTTGACATTATTAAGCATATTGACAAAATAGATATTAAAATAAATTCTGGAACAAAAACAAAGTTGCAAAATTTTATAAATATGATGCAACGATTGCAAATTGAAGCACAAACTAAAAATGCATTTGAAATGGCAGATTTAGTAGTGAAACAAACGCAATTAGTTAAAGATTTACAAAAAGACGGTACACCTGAAGGTGTTAATAAAGTTGAAAATGTTCAAGAATTATTAAATGGTATTAAGGATTTTATAACAGATAAAATTGAAACCGGAGAAGATGCATCACTTACTTCATTTTTAGAAGATGTAGCTTTAGCAACTGATTTTGATAGTGAAAAAGATGATACACCTAGAGTCTCATTAATGACTATACATTTATCTAAAGGTTTAGAGTACCCTTATGTTTATATAGTTGGTTTAGAAGAAAGTTTATTTCCTTCAGCCATGAGTATGAATACACGAAATGAATTAGAAGAAGAAAGACGCTTGTTTTATGTAGCACTTACAAGAGCTGAAAAAGTAGCTTATTTAACTTATGCACAAACACGTTATAGATGGGGTAAACTTACTGATGGTGAACCAAGTCGTTTTTTAGAAGAAATTGATGAAAAGTATGTTGAATATCTGGCACCAAAAGTACCTGAACCTTCAGCGAATAGATTTATAGATGCAAGTTTATTTGGAGATGAAGATTCATCTAAAAAAATTAGATTTCAAAAACCAATTCAAAAGAAGAGAAAAGAATTTTTAGCTAAGAAGGAAAAAGCAACAATGGTACCTCCGAAAAGTAAAATGAAAAAGGTGTCAGAAGCTACTTCAAAAACTAATTTGTTTGATGGTGAAATTGTAGTTGGAAATATTGTTGAACATAACCGTTTTGGAACTGGTAAAGTACTGGCATTAGACGGTAAAGGACCCAATAAAAAAGCAGAGATTGAGTTTGGAACTGTAGGTAAAAAGAAATTATTATTACAATTCGCAAAATTAAAAGTAATAGGATAA
- a CDS encoding flavohemoglobin expression-modulating QEGLA motif protein, giving the protein MQVASTALFKIDKKIDKLVKKIELLNYVNPINIEEEKKRFFKSKYLTDPVFKYPKRDFDKFKIHQKFFTQPLESIENEQIRDLYEDIIYFYSGIVRCIETVGKGKRFYYNSLHSFGTPTEQDVENAKFILHFEEENKKDKIFKPKYTSEEATSIFKEYANRYDFSFNIKESSAMGAIAMVLNNIQTLVLNSNHRFSKNEMGILTNHEIGVHMVTTMNGLLHKLKIFSHGFPNNEETQEGLAVFSEYMSGNLTIKRLKELAYRVIAVDSLAKGYSFSRTFRMLHNTYDLGKEQAFYITTRVHRGGGLTKDYLYLTGLKKIYDYYKSGKDLNLLITGKVSLEYLEDIKYLIKNKYAVPPIHITDAYAENLNTNKTLDFILENLK; this is encoded by the coding sequence ATGCAAGTAGCAAGTACAGCACTTTTTAAAATAGATAAGAAAATAGATAAACTTGTTAAGAAAATAGAACTTTTAAATTATGTAAATCCAATAAATATAGAAGAAGAGAAAAAACGTTTTTTTAAATCTAAATATTTAACTGATCCAGTTTTTAAATACCCTAAAAGAGATTTTGATAAATTTAAAATTCATCAAAAATTTTTCACACAGCCTTTAGAATCTATAGAAAACGAGCAGATTAGAGATTTATATGAAGATATTATTTATTTCTACTCAGGTATAGTAAGATGTATTGAAACTGTAGGGAAAGGTAAAAGGTTTTATTATAATAGTTTACATTCTTTTGGAACACCTACAGAGCAAGATGTTGAAAATGCAAAATTTATATTACATTTTGAAGAAGAAAACAAAAAAGATAAAATATTTAAACCAAAGTATACATCAGAAGAAGCTACATCTATTTTTAAAGAATATGCTAACCGATATGATTTCTCATTCAATATAAAAGAATCTTCAGCCATGGGAGCAATAGCTATGGTTTTAAATAATATTCAAACTTTAGTGTTAAATAGTAATCATAGATTCTCAAAAAATGAAATGGGAATTCTAACCAATCATGAAATAGGTGTACATATGGTTACAACTATGAATGGTTTATTACACAAATTAAAAATATTTTCACATGGCTTTCCTAATAATGAAGAAACTCAAGAAGGTTTAGCAGTATTTAGTGAATACATGTCTGGTAATTTAACCATAAAACGATTAAAAGAACTAGCTTATAGAGTTATAGCTGTAGATAGTTTAGCTAAAGGGTATTCTTTTTCAAGAACATTTAGAATGTTACATAATACATATGATTTGGGAAAAGAACAAGCTTTTTATATTACAACAAGAGTGCATCGAGGAGGAGGATTGACAAAAGATTATTTATATTTAACTGGATTAAAAAAAATATACGATTATTATAAGTCAGGAAAAGACCTAAATTTGTTAATAACAGGGAAAGTTTCTTTAGAGTATTTAGAAGATATTAAATATTTAATAAAAAACAAATATGCAGTGCCTCCTATACATATAACAGATGCTTACGCAGAAAACTTAAATACAAATAAAACTCTAGATTTTATTCTTGAAAACTTAAAATAA
- a CDS encoding N-formylglutamate amidohydrolase: MEKLTIEQIVLKIESEDVFEAVCSDYSFTLKIDKYVPYVCGAVHDGHQFRKELWNNCLHTEYERWYEEDPATKQMIQSHPIVIAGLDSRFEYDLNRTPETAIYSDAWGKELWKEPLQEELKVKSLIKHMNFYKIVGVLISKIENKFGTCIVYDMHSYNWKRWDREVPTWNLGTLNINNKKFIDEIESWRTILEKMPLPNGIKSTAKINDTFQGNGYFLKYITQNFKNTLVLATEIAKIYCDELEQIMYPEVVLAVEKYLEVGLKKHAEAFYLKYK; encoded by the coding sequence ATGGAAAAGTTAACCATTGAACAAATAGTTTTAAAAATTGAATCTGAAGATGTTTTTGAAGCGGTTTGTAGTGATTATTCTTTTACACTAAAAATAGATAAATATGTTCCTTATGTTTGTGGTGCTGTTCATGATGGTCATCAATTCAGAAAAGAATTATGGAATAATTGTTTGCATACCGAATATGAACGTTGGTATGAAGAAGATCCAGCAACAAAGCAAATGATTCAATCACATCCTATTGTAATTGCAGGATTAGACTCACGGTTTGAATACGACTTAAATAGAACTCCAGAAACAGCTATTTATTCAGATGCTTGGGGAAAAGAATTATGGAAAGAACCATTACAAGAAGAATTGAAAGTTAAAAGTTTAATAAAACACATGAACTTTTATAAAATAGTAGGTGTTTTAATTTCAAAAATTGAAAATAAATTTGGAACTTGTATAGTTTATGATATGCATTCATATAACTGGAAAAGATGGGATAGAGAAGTACCTACATGGAATTTAGGGACTTTAAATATTAATAATAAAAAGTTTATTGATGAAATAGAATCATGGAGAACTATTTTAGAGAAAATGCCGTTGCCAAATGGTATAAAATCAACAGCTAAAATAAATGATACATTTCAGGGTAATGGATATTTTTTAAAATATATTACTCAAAATTTCAAAAACACATTGGTTTTAGCTACCGAGATAGCTAAAATTTATTGTGACGAGTTAGAGCAAATAATGTATCCAGAAGTGGTTTTAGCTGTAGAAAAATATTTAGAAGTAGGCTTAAAAAAACATGCAGAAGCTTTTTATCTAAAATATAAATAA
- a CDS encoding sulfurtransferase, whose protein sequence is MKKKQIVNAVFFDLKNVFLKKEAKYPNTLPSEENFEKEVRKLGINNNSCIVVYDDIGMYSSPRVWWLFKTFGFNNITVLNGGLPAWKKAGLITEKPKERELFIGDFQANFQPDKVSYTEEVIEASVNNKKFILDARSKGRFEANEPEPRADLRGGHIPTSYSLPYTEVQKNGKMKSKDELKVLFVKKNNNDFPIIFTCGSGITACILALAADIAEIKNYTIYDGSWTEWASRLELPIEK, encoded by the coding sequence ATCAAAAAAAAACAGATTGTAAATGCTGTTTTTTTTGATCTTAAAAATGTATTCTTAAAAAAAGAAGCTAAATACCCTAATACCTTACCTTCTGAAGAAAATTTTGAAAAAGAGGTTCGTAAACTTGGGATAAATAATAATAGTTGTATTGTGGTTTATGACGATATAGGAATGTATTCATCTCCTAGAGTTTGGTGGCTGTTTAAAACTTTTGGTTTTAACAATATAACTGTTTTAAATGGTGGTTTACCAGCTTGGAAAAAAGCTGGTTTAATAACAGAAAAACCTAAAGAAAGAGAACTTTTTATTGGAGATTTTCAAGCCAATTTTCAACCAGATAAAGTTAGTTATACTGAAGAAGTTATAGAAGCCTCAGTAAATAATAAAAAATTTATTTTAGATGCTCGTTCGAAAGGTAGATTTGAAGCTAATGAACCTGAACCTAGAGCAGATTTAAGAGGGGGACATATACCAACATCCTATAGTTTACCATATACTGAGGTACAAAAGAATGGTAAAATGAAAAGTAAAGATGAACTTAAAGTTCTTTTTGTTAAAAAAAATAATAATGATTTTCCAATAATTTTTACTTGTGGTTCAGGAATAACTGCTTGTATATTAGCTTTGGCTGCAGATATAGCAGAAATTAAAAATTATACTATATATGATGGTTCATGGACGGAATGGGCTAGTAGATTAGAGTTACCTATTGAAAAATAA
- the gshB gene encoding glutathione synthase: MNICFLMYSWEEIDPEKDSTLTLIHECVKRGHGVAICTPSNLTIRNSVTNAFCSIINRLEKVPSSIKSFYKKVTLREEMLPLAGFDAIFMRGNPPLDPLMLNFLDSVKDDVFIINSVEGMREANNKLYTAVFEDPNNEIIPVTHVSKNKDYLIKMIEESPCDKMILKPLNGYGGSGVILIEKSAMSNINSLLDFYIYKSDGSSDYVILQDYIEGADKGDVRILLLNGKPIGSMKRIPGDKDHRSNITAGGRVEKHKLTAAEKVLCNKIGPKLVKDGLYFVGIDVIGGKLVEVNVMSPGGITYINKVSKVKIQEKVIDFLESKVLEKNASFRRMTDLKRRVDEA; this comes from the coding sequence ATGAATATATGCTTTTTAATGTATTCTTGGGAAGAAATAGATCCTGAGAAAGACTCAACTTTAACACTAATACATGAATGTGTGAAAAGAGGGCATGGAGTAGCAATTTGTACACCCTCAAATTTAACTATACGTAATAGTGTTACAAATGCATTTTGTTCAATTATTAATAGACTAGAAAAAGTACCATCAAGTATAAAGTCATTTTATAAAAAAGTTACACTTAGAGAGGAAATGCTTCCCTTAGCTGGCTTTGATGCTATTTTCATGAGAGGAAATCCACCTTTAGATCCTTTAATGCTAAATTTTCTTGATTCTGTTAAAGATGATGTCTTTATAATTAATTCTGTAGAAGGAATGCGGGAAGCTAATAATAAGTTATATACTGCAGTTTTTGAAGATCCAAATAATGAAATAATACCTGTTACTCATGTATCTAAAAACAAAGATTATTTAATTAAAATGATTGAAGAATCACCTTGCGATAAAATGATTTTAAAACCTTTAAATGGTTATGGTGGTTCTGGAGTTATTTTAATAGAAAAATCGGCAATGAGTAATATTAATTCGTTACTTGATTTTTATATATACAAAAGTGATGGATCTTCTGATTATGTAATACTTCAAGATTATATTGAAGGAGCTGATAAAGGGGATGTAAGAATATTATTACTTAATGGAAAACCTATAGGTTCAATGAAACGGATTCCTGGTGATAAAGATCATCGTTCTAATATTACAGCAGGTGGAAGGGTAGAAAAACATAAACTTACGGCAGCAGAAAAAGTTTTATGTAATAAAATAGGCCCAAAATTGGTAAAAGACGGATTGTATTTTGTAGGTATCGATGTAATTGGAGGTAAACTTGTAGAGGTTAATGTAATGAGCCCAGGAGGTATTACCTACATAAATAAAGTGTCAAAAGTAAAAATTCAAGAAAAAGTAATTGATTTTTTAGAAAGTAAAGTGTTAGAAAAAAATGCATCATTCAGAAGAATGACAGATTTAAAGCGTAGAGTAGATGAAGCTTAA